A portion of the uncultured Draconibacterium sp. genome contains these proteins:
- a CDS encoding ABC transporter ATP-binding protein — MNPNAIECKNLTHYYGKKLVYENLNFHVEQGTILGLLGKNGTGKTTTINILNGFLQPRSGECLIYGENSQHLSPQNKSRIGFLIEGHVQYSFMNIHQIEKFYSRFYPKWDKEPYWELMSKLKVGADQKISSMSCGQRSQVALGLILAQDPDLLILDDFSMGLDPGYRRLFIDYLREYAKAKNKTIFTTSHIIQDMERLIDDVLIMDFNRILTQRNVHHFINEFKQFYFELDNESVDFSDETFVVNIEKVGSKLELYTYESASFIKDFLKKNNIVFRNFKELKMSLEDAFIGLTGKY; from the coding sequence ATGAATCCCAACGCTATAGAATGCAAAAACCTCACCCACTACTACGGGAAAAAACTGGTTTACGAAAATCTCAATTTTCATGTTGAGCAAGGTACTATTCTTGGCTTGCTGGGAAAGAATGGCACAGGAAAAACTACGACCATAAATATTCTAAATGGTTTTCTTCAACCACGCAGTGGCGAATGTTTAATTTATGGCGAAAACTCGCAACATTTATCGCCACAAAATAAATCGAGGATTGGATTTCTTATCGAGGGACATGTTCAATATTCGTTTATGAACATCCACCAGATTGAAAAATTTTATTCGCGCTTTTACCCAAAGTGGGATAAAGAACCGTATTGGGAACTCATGTCGAAACTGAAAGTAGGTGCCGACCAAAAGATTTCGAGCATGTCGTGCGGGCAACGATCTCAAGTAGCACTAGGGTTAATTCTGGCGCAAGATCCCGACCTGTTAATTCTTGATGATTTCTCGATGGGTCTTGACCCGGGTTATCGCCGGTTGTTTATCGACTATCTGCGTGAATATGCTAAAGCAAAAAACAAAACTATATTTACCACGTCGCACATAATTCAGGATATGGAACGTCTTATCGACGATGTTCTGATTATGGATTTTAACCGGATTCTTACACAGAGAAATGTGCATCATTTTATAAATGAATTTAAACAGTTTTACTTTGAATTGGATAATGAATCTGTTGACTTTTCCGATGAAACATTTGTGGTTAATATTGAAAAAGTAGGTAGCAAATTAGAATTATATACCTACGAATCGGCATCATTTATAAAAGATTTTCTAAAGAAAAATAATATAGTATTCCGAAATTTCAAAGAATTAAAAATGAGCCTTGAAGACGCATTTATAGGTTTAACAGGAAAGTACTAA
- a CDS encoding DUF4857 domain-containing protein produces MVKASRYFLLLITIIGFSIVLPRLYWTAFEQPIRPPFIGYSCIDHDFVLLRSNDGVTRTNSEGEELTRKEYESKLPLMYTRQLLMNNTMPDSVNGVEIDMHLISQNQSSFRLQPEEIDAPQPTLFPLYESQSGRASIEMPKDFFRITWRMEFINAESNKINEEKSRMFSAVLYKREFKFPAKSINGIPTTRKSCDEGYFIIDSADQLFHVKMVKGKPYVRKVEIADEIKFRYIKCVDFKDKLYYAYLFSTSNSLFVLTQYDYLLEKLDVENINPERDEIRIYGDLFNYNVISLHAGSITCQTLNKDFKKVDEYKENWKISENRVEGKVAQFLFPVKLKLVDENSGYIRFFFKFNKTLKWLILSLVLVAIQFLIIRKRNRETKSQLIDFGIILIFGIAGFIAVNFFPNKFFK; encoded by the coding sequence ATGGTAAAAGCAAGCAGATATTTTCTACTACTTATAACCATAATTGGGTTTAGCATTGTACTTCCCCGATTGTACTGGACAGCTTTTGAGCAACCAATTCGGCCACCTTTTATAGGATACAGTTGTATCGATCATGATTTTGTACTGCTGCGCTCGAATGATGGTGTTACCCGAACCAATTCGGAAGGAGAAGAATTAACCCGCAAAGAATACGAAAGCAAACTCCCGCTAATGTATACCAGGCAGTTACTAATGAATAACACAATGCCCGATTCGGTTAACGGTGTAGAAATAGATATGCACCTAATTAGCCAAAATCAATCATCTTTCAGGCTTCAGCCAGAGGAAATTGATGCCCCCCAACCAACGCTTTTCCCTCTCTACGAGTCGCAATCGGGACGAGCCAGTATTGAAATGCCTAAAGATTTTTTCAGAATAACCTGGCGAATGGAATTTATTAATGCTGAATCGAATAAAATTAATGAAGAGAAAAGCCGGATGTTCTCTGCTGTGCTTTATAAACGGGAATTCAAATTTCCTGCAAAATCTATAAACGGGATTCCAACCACCCGAAAATCATGCGACGAAGGTTACTTTATTATCGATTCAGCCGATCAGCTTTTTCATGTAAAAATGGTTAAAGGAAAACCGTATGTGCGAAAAGTTGAAATTGCTGATGAAATAAAATTCAGATATATAAAATGTGTCGACTTTAAGGATAAACTTTATTATGCCTATTTATTTTCGACCAGTAACAGTCTATTTGTTTTAACGCAATACGATTATCTGTTGGAAAAGCTTGATGTAGAAAACATCAATCCGGAAAGGGATGAAATCAGAATTTACGGTGATTTATTCAACTACAATGTTATTAGTTTACATGCTGGTTCAATAACTTGCCAAACCCTAAACAAAGACTTCAAGAAAGTTGATGAATATAAAGAAAACTGGAAAATTAGCGAGAATCGTGTAGAAGGAAAAGTTGCTCAATTCCTGTTTCCGGTAAAGCTTAAATTGGTGGATGAAAATTCGGGCTACATTCGTTTCTTTTTCAAATTCAATAAAACCTTAAAATGGCTAATTTTGAGTTTGGTTTTAGTAGCGATTCAATTCTTAATAATCAGAAAAAGAAATAGAGAAACAAAAAGTCAACTTATTGATTTTGGAATTATTCTAATTTTTGGAATAGCTGGATTTATTGCCGTAAACTTTTTTCCAAACAAATTCTTCAAATAA